CCCGGTCGCTTGAGGGAGGTTGGTACGACGGGCGAACAGAGCCATGTGCATCCTCTCAGCGGTGAGACGAAACAGCGAACACAAGCAGCATGTCGCCGCGCACGGCTGCGCGCCAGTACCGAACTATTCCATCTGCAAGCTTGTGGCCGCTACGGCCCGCAAAAAGCCCGAATCAGCCCGCTAAAGGCGTGACGCGGATCACACTTTTCGGCCCGCGCGCTTGACACCGCGCTTGACACCGCGCTTGACACCGCGCTTGGCACCGCGCTTGGCACCGCGCCTCGTGCCGCGTTTGGCACTGTGTTTCGTGGCGCTCTTCGGTCGCGCGCTCTTGCTCCTTTTTCGCGGAGCCGCCGCCGTCTTTTTCGCCGCGGATTTTCGTCGCGCGGTTTTTTTCGCCGGCGGCTCGTCGTCCGATTCACGATTGCTGTTCCACACGCGGCTCCGCCCGCTCGTGATCTGCTCCATCGTGCGGCCCGTGGTGACCGACGTCATCACATCCGACACGACGTCGTACTCGGCGTCCGCGTCGTCGTCGCGATGTTTGATCAACAGCCACTGCGCCTTGCCGTTCTCGTCGCGTCGCATGCGCACCAACACCCATCCGCCACGCATGCGCTTGCCGTGCATGATGAACTTGAGATCGCCGCGCTCGTAGCCGTCGCGCAGCGCATCTTCGCCGCCTCCGCCCTCGGGTTCATACGTGCCGCGATCCCACAGCATCACCGTGCCGCCGCCGTACTGTCCCTTCGGAATGGTGCCTTCGAAGGTGTTGTACTCGATCGGATGATCCTCCACTTGCATCGCCAACCGACGCGTGCCGGGATCGTAGCTCGGCCCTTTCGGCACGGCCCAGCTCTTCATCACGCCGTCAAGCTCGAGACGAAAGTCGAAATGCAGATGACTCGCCGCGTGCTTCTGGATGACGAAGCGAAGCGTGTGCTTCGATCGCGTGCCGGCTGTTCCCGCGGGCTCCGCCGTCTTGGTGAAGTCGCGCTTGCGCTTGTATTCGATCAATGAACCGCTGGACCGTTTGCGAGCCGCCATGCCCGAGTTCCTCGCTGAATGTCTCTGCCGATACGCGGCCGACTCGGCAATGCGCATGCCTATGCATGGCTATGCATGCCCGCGAAGCTCGCGAGCACCCGCAGGCGGCCAGTGGCGCCCGGCGCGAAATGGGCTCAGTCTTCACCGCACTGACGTTCATCGAAATCCGGAGGAGCTTCGTGGTCTCACGCACTGCCCGTCTTTCGCACATCGCCGCCGCGCTCGCCATGCTCGCCATGCTCGCCACGTTCGCTACGTTCGCTACGCTCACTTCGTGCGGCGGTCACGCGTCGATGGTTCCGAGCTCCATGCCGAACGCGGCGTCGGCGTCATCCGGGTCATCCGGCGCGCCGTTCGATATCGCGTATCGCGTTGGCTGGAGCGATCCGGCGCAGCATCAGTACGACATTCAGCTCGACGTCGGCAATCTCGCCGGCGACGTCGTCAGGCTGCAGATGCCCGTGTGGTCGCCGGGGCGTTACGCGCCGTTCTTTTTCGCGCGCAACGTCACCGACTTCACCGTGACGAGCAACGGCGCTCCGGTGCGCTGGGACCGCGAGAATGGATCGCTGTGGCGGATCTATCGCGGCGGCGCGACCAGCATCACGGTGCGGTATCGCGTGTTCGCCAACACGCTGTCCGGCACGTTCAGCGTGCTCGATACCGCGCACGCGAACTGGAATGGTCCGTCGCTCTTCATGTACGTCGTCGATCACAAGCCCAACCCCGTGCGGCTCCACGTCACCGTACCGCAGGGCTGGCAAATTGTGAATGGAGATTCACATTCCGGCAACCAGGCGGATTACACGTTCGAGAACTATGACCGCCTCGCGGACACGCCGACCGAAGTTTCTCCTTCCTTGATGCTCGATACGCTGCGAATCGACAATCGCATCTATCGCGCGATGATCCACCACAACGGTGCCGCACCAAACGTGCTGCGCCGCCGCTTTCTCGACGATCTCGCCAAGATCGTGCGCTACGAGAACACGGTCTTCAGTCCGCCGCCGCTCGAGATGTACACGTTCCTGTTCAACATCGGCTTTCCGGGCGGCGACGGCATGGAGCATCTCTATTCCACGCAGATCATCGACCGCACGCCCTGGAGCGAGGGCGCGGCGGTGCTGCCCGGCCTCAGCACCGCGGCACACGAATACTTCCACGTCTGGAACATGAAGCGCGTACGCGCCGCCGCACTCGGCCCCTTCGACTACACGCATGAGATCTATCAGCCCAGTCTGTGGGTCGGCGAAGGGTGGACGCAGTACTACGGTATGATGGCGCTGCCGCGCTCCGGTGTAGAACCGGCCGACCAGATCTATTCGGCGGCGAGCCAGCTCGTTCGAGCCAATCTCACGGCGCCGGGGCGCAAGGAAGTGTCGGCGCGCATGGCATCGTTCGAGGCACCGTTCTTCGACGGCGCCACGTCAGGATACGCGGTGAATCCCGCCGCGTTCTTCAGTTACTACACGAAGGGTGCGGGCATCGCGCTGTATCTCGATTTGTTCATCCGCGAGCACACGGGCAACCGCAAGTCGCTCGACGATGCCTTCCGGCTCTTGCGCGACCGCACGTGGGGCGCGGCGAACGCGTCATACTATCTACAGGGCCGCGGGTACACGGAAGACGACGTGGAACATGCCGTGAGCGATGCCGCCGGCGTCGACATGCAT
Above is a window of Gemmatimonadaceae bacterium DNA encoding:
- a CDS encoding DNA polymerase ligase N-terminal domain-containing protein, whose translation is MAARKRSSGSLIEYKRKRDFTKTAEPAGTAGTRSKHTLRFVIQKHAASHLHFDFRLELDGVMKSWAVPKGPSYDPGTRRLAMQVEDHPIEYNTFEGTIPKGQYGGGTVMLWDRGTYEPEGGGGEDALRDGYERGDLKFIMHGKRMRGGWVLVRMRRDENGKAQWLLIKHRDDDADAEYDVVSDVMTSVTTGRTMEQITSGRSRVWNSNRESDDEPPAKKTARRKSAAKKTAAAPRKRSKSARPKSATKHSAKRGTRRGAKRGAKRGVKRGVKRGVKRAGRKV